CCAGCGGCGAGTCTTTGCGCGTCCAGACGAGGTAGTCATTCTGCAGCAGCGATGGATGGATGTAGTCGAGGGTTTCCAGCTCACTGACCGTCAATGACGCATCCGCCAGCATGTCCATGCGCCCGCTGCGCACTTCTTCCAGGGCCTGGGCGCGTTTGCCGGCGTAGAGCAATTCGACCTTGATCCCCAGCTCCCCCGCCACCTGCTGCAGCAGATCGGCACTGGCGCCGATCAGGTGCCTGGGGTTTTGCGGGTCCTGCCACAGGTACGGCGGCGCATCCGGACTGCCGGTGACCACCAGGCGCTCGCACTTGCCGGCGGCGACGGACAGGCCCGGCAACAGCGCCAGCCCCAGTGCACTCAGTATCAGACGCAGATTCATACACCTCCCGTAGTTCCCCCTGTAGGAGCGAGCTTGCTCGCGATTAGCGGTGGGTCAGACACGTAGGAGTCGACTGAACCACCGCCATCGCGAGCAAGCTCGCTCCTACAGGGAGGGCAGAAAAAATCGAAAGCAAAAAAAAGCCCGACCAAAAGGTCGGGCTCTTTATAGGTCAAGCAGCTGGATTAGACCAGCTTCTCGAACTCTGGGATGGCTTCGAACAGGTCAGCCACCAGGCCGTAATCGGCCACCTGGAAGATCGGCGCTTCTTCGTCCTTGTTGATCGCAACGATCACCTTGGAGTCTTTCATGCCGGCCAGGTGCTGGATCGCGCCGGAGATACCGACCGCAACGTACAGCTGTGGCGCAACGATCTTGCCGGTCTGGCCGACCTGCATGTCGTTGGGTACGAAACCTGCGTCGACCGCGGCGCGCGAAGCACCGACGGCAGCGCCCAGCTTGTCGGCCAGGGCGTACAGGTGTTTGAAGTTGTCACCGTTCTGCATGCCACGGCCGCCGGAAACGACGATCTTGGCAGCGGTCAGTTCCGGACGATCGGACTTGGCCAGTTCTTCGCCAACGAAGCTGGAGATGCCTTTGTCGTGCGCAGCACCCACGGCTTCAACGGCAGCCGAACCACCTTCAGCGGCAACCGGGTCGAAACCGGTGGCACGCACGGTGATCACCTTGATCGCAGCGGTCGATTGCACGGTCGCGATGGCGTTACCGGCGTAGATCGGACGCTTGAAGGTGTCGGCGCTTTCCACCGAGATGATCTCGGAGATCTGGTCGACATCCAGCGCAGCAGCAACGCGCGGCAGGATGTTTTTACCGTTGGAGGTCGCGGCAGCCAGGATGTGGCTGTAGCTCTTGCCCAGTTCGGCAACCAGCGGAGCTACGTTTTCCGGCAGCTGATGCGCGTAGGCCGCGTTGTCAGCGTTCAGGACCTTGCTCACGCCAGCGATTTTCGCAGCGGCTTCAGCCACGGCACCCGCGCCCTGGCCGGCGACCAGTACGTGGATGTCGCCACCGATTTTGGCAGCGGCAGCAACGGTGTTCAGCGTGGCCGGGGCCAGCGCCTTGTTGTCGTGTTCAGCGATTACCAAGATAGTCATGGTCAGATCACCTTCGCTTCGTTTTTCAGTTTCTCGACCAGTTCAGCCACCGACTTGACCTTGATACCCGCGCTGCGTGCCGCAGGCGCTTCGACTTTCACGGTCTTGTTGGTGGACGCGGTGGAAACGCCCAAAGCGTCCGGAGTCAGCGTCTCGAGAGGCTTCTTCTTGGCTTTCATGATGTTTGGCAGGGACGCGTAGCGCGGCTCGTTCAAACGCAGGTCGGTGGTGACGATGGCTGGCAGTTTCAGCGAAACGGTCTGTGCGCCGCCGTCGATTTCGCGGGTCACGGCAACGCTGTCGCCGGACACTTCGACTTTCGAAGCGAAGGTGCCCTGACCGTAGCCGCTCAGTGCAGCCAGCATCTGGCCAGTCTGGTTGTTGTCGCTGTCGATGGCTTGTTTGCCCAGGATCACCAGCTGCGGCTGCTCCTTGTCGACAACGGCCTTCAGCAGCTTGGCAACGGCCAGGGAAGTCAGATCTTCAGCGGATTCGACGAGGATGGCACGGTCGGCACCCAGGGCCAGCGCGGTGCGCAGTTGCTCCTGAGCGGTGGACGGGCCGACGGAGACGACGACGATTTCAGTCGCAACGCCCTTCTCTTTCAGGCGTACGGCTTCTTCCACTGCGATTTCGCAGAAAGGGTTCATCGACATCTTCACGTTGGCGAGGTCGACGCCGGAATTGTCCGCCTTGACGCGGACCTTGACGTTGTAATCCACAACGCGTTTGACAGCTACAAGAACCTTCATGGATTCCTCGTTACTCTCCGGTGAAAAGAAAGTCGCCTAGGCGAACCTGGCGGTTGATGCTCATCGGGCGCAAGGGCACCTCCAAAAACGCCGGCCTGTGTGTCAAGTGACCCTCGTTCACGTTGCCGATGACCGTTCGTCAGTGGTGACTGATCGGTCATTGCATTTCATGACGTGTAAACTGTGCGGTTCACCCACGCAGCCCATCACCTTCTACCGCCATCGCCCTGTCTTTAGAGGTGCTCTTGAAACCACCAGTCAGCCTACGGCGAGCGCAAAACCGACCGTATCTTGACCGGAACACCTATTCCGGTCAATACGGCAAAATAGCCGTTCATAAGCCGCGTGACTTTGATTTCTCTGGCTTTGAGCCATTTCAAACAAACGTTTGTATTGGACGATAAGAGTGGTGTAGATATAATGCGCCACCCAGAGAGAAAGGTGGCTCATCGATTGTCCGCTTCCTTGGCTTGTGCAGGGATTCATGGATGCGACACCAAACTCCAAATAGAAAAAAACCGTTGAGCCCTGAGTAGGAGAAAACCTGTGGAACGCGAATACATGGAATTCGACGTCGTCATCGTCGGTGCCGGCCCCGCTGGTCTTTCCGCTGCCTGCCGTCTGAAGCAGAAGGCCGCTGAAGCCGGTAAGGAAATCAGCGTCTGCGTGGTCGAAAAAGGCTCTGAAGTGGGTGCTCATATCCTGTCCGGTGCCGTGTTCGAACCACGCGCCCTGAACGAATTGTTCCCGGACTGGAAAGAACTCGGCGCCCCGCTGAACACGCCGGTCACCCGCGACGACATTTATGTCCTGAAGAACGCCGACAGCGCGCAGAAAATTCCTGACTTCTTTGTGCCCAAGACCATGCACAACGAAGGCAACTACATCATTTCCCTGGGCAACCTGTGCCGCTGGCTGGCCCAGCAGGCCGAGAACCTGGGCGTGGAAATCTACCCGGGCTTCGCTGCCCAGGAAGCGCTGTTCGACGAGAACGGCGTAGTGCGCGGGATCATCACCGGTGACCTCGGCGTCGATCGCGAAGGTCATCCGAAAGAAGGCCTGTACACCCCAGGCATGGAACTGCGTGGCAAATACACGCTGTTCGCCGAAGGCTGCCGCGGCCACATCGGCAAGCAACTGATCAAGCGCTTCGACCTCGACACCGAAGCCGACGCCCAGCACTACGGCATCGGCCTCAAGGAAATCTGGGAAATCGACCCGGCCAAGCACCAGCCTGGCCTGGTGGTCCACACCGCCGGTTGGCCGATGGACATCATGGGCACCGAAAACACCGGTGGCTCGTTCCTCTACCACCTGGAAAACAACCAGGTGTTCGTCGGCCTGATCGTCGACCTGTCCTACAGCAACCCTTACCTGTCGCCGTTCGACGAGTTCCAGCGCCTCAAGCATCACCCAGTGCTCAAGCAATACCTGGAAGGCGGCAAGCGCATCAGCTACGGCGCACGCGCCATCTGCAAAGGTGGCCTGAATTCGTTGCCGAAGATGGTGTTCAAGGGCGGCGCGCTGATCGGTTGCGACCTCGGCACCCTGAACTTCGCCAAGATCAAGGGCAGTCACACCGCGATGAAGTCCGGCATGCTCGCGGCGGAATCGGTGGCTGACGCGCTGTTCGCCGACAAGGACGGCACCGAGGAACTGACTTCGTACGTCGAGGCGTTCAAGAACAGCTGGCTGCACGACGAACTGTTCGCCAGCCGCAATTTCGGCGCGGCGATCCACAAGTGGGGCGCCATCGTCGGTGGTGGTTTCAACTGGCTGGACCAGAACATCTTCGGCGGCAAAATGCCGTTTACCCTGCACGACAACAAGCCGGACTATGCGTGCCTCAAGCTCGCGGCCGACAGCAAGAAGATCGACTATCCAAAACCGGACGGCAAACTCAGCTTCGACAAGTTGAGCTCGGTGTTCATCTCGGGGACCAACCACGAAGAAGAACAGCCTTGCCACTTGAAACTGACCGACCCGAGCATTCCGCTGACCAAGAACCTGCCGCTGTATGACGAGCCGGCCCAGCGGTATTGCCCGGCGGGTGTGTATGAGGTGGTGACTCAGGAAGATGGTGAGAAGCGCTTCCAGATCAATGCCCAGAACTGTGTTCATTGCAAGACTTGCGACATCAAGGATCCTGCACAGAATATTACCTGGGTAACACCGGAAGGTGCTGGCGGCCCGACTTACCCGAACATGTAAGCCGATCGCTCGAACAAAAAGGCTCCCTGCACGGGGGTCTTTTTGTTACCCGCAATCCTGTGGGAGCAACTGTCTTACCCATACCGCTCATCACCGCCACTCCGTGCCGTCTCGCAGCATGGCGTTGAGTCTGATCAGCAGTATTCGCATGCAGGCGATGAGCGCGACTTTTGCGCTCTTGCCTCGCTCGCGTAAAGCCTCGTAGCGTGTTTTGAAGTCTGCCTGGTGGCGGATTACGACCCAGCAGGACATGTAGAGCGCACGTCGGACCCGAGCTCGTCCCCCGTAAATCTGGCGCTTCCCGCTGTGATTGCCGCTGTCATCGTTGTACGGCGCGATGCCGGCCAACGCCGCGATCTCCCGGCGATTCAGCTCACCAAGTTCGGGCAAGTAAACCAGCAAACTGGCGGCAGCCACTGTGCCGATGCCTTTAACAGCAATCAGCCGCTCGGTTTTCTCTGCATCCAGGTCGCGCATGCTTTGGTTGATGGCTTTGCCGAGTTGCCTGATCTGTACCTGCAAATAGCGAATGTGTTCTTCGATCATGCCGACAACTGCTGGCAACTGGGCTTGTTGAAGCCGACGCTTGTTGTCGTCTCGTTGCTGAACCAAGTGTTCGCGTAGCTGAATCAGCTCGCGTAGAGCCTCTCGCTGGGGCGAGATTACTGGGTCGCAGGGAGCATGCAGAGCTTCGGCGAACGCGGCCAGGACAGCGGCGTCGATCGGATCGGTCTTGGCATTTTTGCCCATTGCCACAGCAAAGGCTCTGGCTCGCCGGGGATTGATCCTCAGCACGTTGAAGTGCGCGTTTTGCAAGGCGACCATGCTCTGGCGCTCATAACCGCCCGTAGCTTCCAGCAGAACCCGGCCAACTTCGTAACGGTTCAAGCGCTGGATCAGCTCAACGAAGCCTTCAGAACTGTTTGGAACATCAAAGCCGTCGTTCTGTGGTTGAACCCAGACAACGAGCTTTGATTTGGAGATATTGATGCCAACCCAGGAAATCATGACAAAACCCTCTTACACTCAGAAGTGAGAGTGCTCTGGCTTTGCCCACGCTTGTGATTCGAGTGGCGCTCGTCTAACTGTTCGGGCTTATGGGCCAGAGTGGAAAGGTGGATGGCAGCTCGGCTCCCCCACGTGCTTCAAGCACCGCGGACTCACAGCTTGCCATCCACCCCTCTCACCTCTGATTTTATTCCCTGATCAAGACACAAGCGGGCTTGCTCGCGATGGCGGTCTTACGGTGTACATATCCATTTCTGCGGGTGCGGCGGCTTAAGGTTCCGCCCTTACGGCGGGTGACTTTGGGGCCCTGTAGGAGCGAGCTTGCTCGCGATGGCGGCCTAACGGTGTACATATCCATTGCTGCGGTCACGGCCGCCTAAGGTTCCGCCCTTACGGCGGGTTACTTTGTCGCGCCAAAGTCACCAAAACGCCCGGCCCCTGACGTACGGCCCTTCGCTGGCGCTCCGGGTTCCCTCGCTCCGGTCCTGCTCCGTGGGCCCGCCGCCATCGGCCATCCTTGGCCGAGGGCGGCTAACCCGGCATCCTTGCCGGGTTGCCCACTGCGCAGAACCTCCACTCGGCCTTCCGACGGGGCAATCTGTGGCGCCTGTGGGATCGTGGTTTTGCTTTCTGTGGGAGCGGGCTTGCTCGCGATGGTCGTTAACGGTGACGCGGGCGGTCTGAATGACTGCGGTGTCTGGGCTACCATCGCGAGCAAGCTCGCTCCTACAGGGGGGCGTGCTCGGCTTTTGATCTTGATCTTTTGTGGGAGCGAGCCTGCTCGCGATGGTCGTTAACGATGACGCTGGCTGTCTGATATCCAGCGTTGTCTTGGGCTCCATCGCGAGCAAGCTCGCTCCTACAGGGAATCCGGGAATGCGGGAATTCGGGGATACGATTTCCTTCTCACGCTGCGCGCTCATCGCCGGGGTTGCGTTCGAAGTAGCGTTTGTATTCGCGGCTGAATTGGGATGTGCTTTGGTATCCCACGCGGTGCGCGACCTGTGCCACGCCCAGGCCTTCGGTGACCAGTAATGCCTGGGCCTTGAGCAGGCGCAGGCGTTTCAGGTACTGCACCGGCGACAATAGCGTGCTGCGCTTGAAGTGCGCATGGAAGGTCGAGGCGCTCATGTTCGCGCAGTTGGCCAGGGTCTCGACGTTCAACGGTTCGGTGAAGTGCCCGTGCAGATGATTGAGCGACGCGGCGATCCGGGCGAATTGTCCCTGTTGTTCGACCAGGGCGCGTAGCACATCGGCCTGCGGCCCGCGCAAGGCGACGTACAGCAACTCGCGCATGCGCGCCGGTCCCATGATCCGGCACTCCAGCGGATCGTGCAGGCAGCGCAACAGCCGCTCGACACAGCCGCGCATGCCATCGTCGAGCACCGCCGAGGTCATGGATTCGGGCGTCTGCGCCGCCACGGTCCGCCCGGGCGCCAGCCCCATGGCCAGCACCAGTTCACCGAGCACCACCCGGTCGATGGCGATGGACACGCCGAGCATCGGCCCGTCAGGGGCGGAGAAGGTCTCGCACTCAAAAGGCACCGGCAACGCCTGGATCAGGTAGTGACCGGCGCCGTACTCCATCGTGCGCGGGCCCAGATACGCCAGTTTGCTGCCCTGGGCAATGATCACCAGGCTCGGTTCGTAGATCTGCGGACCACGGGCCACATCGCAACTGGCGCGCAACACCTGCACGCCCGGCAACGCAGTGGGCACGAACCCCTCGCGTGTGGCCAGTGGTTCGATCAAGCCAACCAGGGTGGCATTGGCATCAAGGTGACGGGTCAACAACATCGGCATTCTTCAAAAAAAGTCACGGAAAAAGGGATGCAAACATGATCGCAGGTCTGACGGCCAATGCGACCCATCCGGGGTACATGCCGGAGGAATAGGCATGACACCCGTAGGAATCGCCATGGCTGGCAATGGGCGCGGCGCCCAGAATGCGCCGCCTCAATTGTCACTGCTTTTGCGAGGTTCACCATGTACACCGCCATCGGCTACGCCGCCCAGTCGGCCACCACTCCCCTCGCCCCGATGAAATTCGAACGACGCAGCCCAAGGGCTGACGATGTGGCCATCGACATTCTGTATTGCGGCGTCTGCCATTCCGACATCCACCAGGCCCGCAACGAGTGGGGCATCGCCGTTTACCCGCTGATGCCCGGCCACGAGATCGTCGGCAAAGTTACCGCTGTCGGTGCGAATGTCACCCGGCACAAGGTCGGCGACCTGGTCGGCGTCGGCTGTATGGTCGACTCCTGCCGTCAGTGCTCCGCCTGCCAGGCCGACCTCGAGCAATATTGCCTCGAAGGCCCGACCATGACCTACGCCACCCCGGACCGGGTCGATGGCAGCAACACCATGGGCGGTTACTCCGACAGCATCGTGGTCAGCGAGCATTTCGTCGTGCGCATTCCGGAAAAACTCGATCCGGCCAGCGCCGCGCCAATCCTCTGCGCCGGCATCACCACCTACTCGCCGCTCAAGCACTACGGGGTCAAGCCGGGCGACAAGGTCGGCATCCTCGGCATGGGTGGCCTGGGGCACATGGGCATCAAGTTCGCCAAGGCCATGGGCGCCGAGGTGACGCTGTTCACCCGCTCGGCGAGCAAGGCTGAAGAAGCCCGCCGCCAGGGCGCCGACCACGTGATCGTGCCCACCGATGCGCAGCAGATGCAAGCGGCCGCCGGCCGGTTCGACTTCCTGCTGGACACCATTCCGGTGCAGCACGACCTCAACCCGTACCTCGACACCCTGCGTTTCGACGGTGTGCACATCCTGGTGGGGCTGATCGAGCCGGTGGACCCGCCGGTCCACGCCGGAAAACTGGTGATGAGCCGCCGCGTGCTGGCCGGCTCCCTGATCGGCGGCATCGCAGAAACCCAGGAAGTGCTGGATTTCTGCGCCGAACACAACATCAGCTGCGACATCGAAATGCTCGACATCCGCCAGATCAACGAGGCCTACGCCCGCATGATCGCCGGTGACGTGAAGTACCGCTTCGTCATCGACATGGCCACCCTGAAGGTTTAAACCTTCAGGCCAAGCTCCGCCGACAGCCGGGCTGTGACCCCTTTGATCAGGGGAATCAGCTCGGCCATTTTTTCCAGGGGCATGTACGGCACGGTACTGGCAATGCTGATGCCGGCGACGATGCGCTTGCTGGCATCGCGCACCGGTGCGGCGACACAGCGGATCGACGGTTCGTTGTCTTCCAGGTCGAAGGCGTAGCCACCGGCGACGTACTCGACCATGCGCTGGCGGAACTGCGCCCAGGATTGCTCCGGGTGTTGCGGCCAGAACTGATTTTTCCCACCTGCCGGCAAGCTGACTTCGTACAGCCGCTGCCATTCTTCCTCGGCGTCATCCAGCATCAGCGCCTTGCCGATGCCGGTGCGTGCCAACGGCATGCGATGGCCGACCCGCGAACGCATTTCCGGACCATTGCGCCCCGGATTCTTGTGCAGATACAGGACCTCGTCGCCTTCACGAATCGCCAGGTGCACGGTGTCGCCGGTCAGCGCCGAAAGCTCGTCCAGGTAAGGCCCGGCCAGGGTCACCAGCGGCAGTTCCTCGCGCGCCTGGAAACCCAGCTCGATCAACTTCGGCCCCAACAGGTAGCCGATCTGCGGCACCACGCGCAGGTAACGCTCGTCTACCAGGCAACTGGCCAGGCGATGCGTGGTGCTGCGCGTCGTGCCGATCAGCCGGGCGATTTCCTTGAGATCGCGGGCGCCACTGGCCACGGCCTGCACCACACCCAGGCCACGAAGCAGAGTCTGGGTACCGGTGGGTGCAGCGTCCCGGGTGTTTTTGGCAGCGTCTTCCTGCATATCCAGCCTTTAGCGTTGAGCGAGAGAACGGGCGGCATTATGGTCGCCCGAGGGCTGCGACTACAACTTGATGCGTTCGACCTTGCCCACCAGCAGGATGTAGGACAACGCCCCGACCAACGCCAGAACCGAGATATAGGTAATGGCAGGCGCGAAGGAATCACCGCTGGCGAGGAAACCGATGACGATCGGCGTGGCAATCGCCGACAGGTTGCCGATGAAGTTGAACACGCCACCGGTCAATCCCAGCAGACGCGCCGGTGCCAGGGTCGACACCAGCGACCAGGTGATCGACGCCAGGCCGTTGCCGAAGAAGGCCAGCGCGAGGAAAGCGATCACCAGCGGCGTCGACTCGACGAAGTTGGCGCCGATGATCGAAGTCGAAATCAGCAGGCCGCCAATGATCGGCAACTTGCGGGCAAAACCCACGGTGTAGCCGCGACGGATCAGGAAGTCGGAGAAGAACCCCGAGCACAACACGCCGACGAAGGCCGCGAGAAACGGCAACGAGGCGAGCAAGCCGGACTTGATGAAGTCCATGCCGCGGTACTTCACCAGGTAGGTCGGGAACCACGTCAGGAAAAACCACAACGTCGAGTTGAGGCAGAACTGGCCGAGGTAGATGCCCCAGAGTTTGCGCTTGGTCAGCACGATGCCCAGGTCGCTCCAGCTGAACTTGGCCTTGACCTTGGCTTGTTCGTTCTGAATGTCCACCAACCCGCCGCCTTCGCGGATCAGGTCGATTTCCGCCTGATTGGCGCCCTTGAAATCCCGCGGTTCGCGATACACCGCGTACCAGATCGCCGCCCACAGGATGCCCACCGCGCCGGTGGTGACGAACACCATGTGCCAGCCGAACTCATGCTGCAGCCAGGCCAGGACCGGGGTCAGGAACGCCAGGCCGACGAATTGCCCGGAGGTGTAGAAACCGATGGCTGTGGCGCGCTCGCGCTCGGGGAACCAGGTGGTGACCACGCGGCTGTTGATCGGATACGCCGGGGCTTCCAGGGCACCGACCGCCATGCGCAGGACGAACAGCGCGATGAAGCTGGCGGCGAAGCCGAGCATCACCGTGGCGATCGACCACAGCAGCAGCGCCGCGGTGTAGAGAATGCGCGGCGGCACACGATCGACCAGCCAGCCGCCGGGGATCTGCATGGCGGCGTAGGTCCAGCCGAACGCGGAGAAGATCAGGCCGACGTGGATCGGGTCGATGCCCAAGTCACTGGTCAGTGCCGGCGCGGCGATGGACAGGTTGCTGCGGTCCAGGTAGTTGATCACCACGGTGATGAACAGCAGGACCATGATGAAAAAACGCTTGCGGCTGGGCGTCACCAGTGACGCCTGTCCGGTGAGGGTTTGCGGTTGCATGGGGGTGCCTCTTTTTATCTTTATTGAGGTCGAGCTGAAGCGCTGCGGCAGTCCCCTTGTGGGAGCGGGCTTGCTCGCGATAGCGGTGTGTCATTCGACAACGATGCCGGCTGACAAACCATCGCGAGCAGGCTCGCTCCCACAGGGAAAATTGGGATGAGTCAGATGGAACTCACCACTCGGCAAAACTGCCATCGGCATGGCGCCAGATCGGGTTGCGCCAGCGGTGGCCGACCGCTGCGCGTTCGATCACGTACTCCTCATTGATCTCGATGCCCAGGCCCGGGCCGTTGGGGATCTTGACCATGCCCTGGTCGTAGTCGAACACCCGTGGGTCTTTCACGTAGTCGAGCAGGTCGTTGCTCTCGTTGTAGTGGATGCCCAGGCTCTGCTCCTGGATGAACGCGTTGTAGCAGGCCGCGTCCAGTTGCAGGCAGGCCGCCAGGGCAATCGGGCCCAGCGGACAATGCAGCGCCAGCGCCACGTCGTAGGCTTCGGCCATGTTGGCGATCTTGCGCGTCTCGGTGATCCCGCCGGCGTGGGACGCGTCCGGCTGGATGATGTCGACATAACCTTCGCTGAGCACCCGCTTGAAGTCCCAGCGCGAGAACAGGCGCTCGCCCAGGGCAATCGGCGTGCTGGTCAGTGGCGCCAGTTCCTTGAGCGCTTCGTAGTTTTCGCTGAGCACTGGCTCTTCGATGAACATCAGCTTGTACGGGTCCAGCTCCTTCATCAGCACCTTGGCCATCGGCTTGTGCACCCGGCCGTGGAAGTCCACGCCAATGCCGACGTTCGGGCCGACCGCATCACGTACCGCGGCAACGTTGGCCAGGGCCAGGTCGACTTTGTCGAAGGTATCGAGGAACTGCAGTTCTTCGGTGCCGTTCATCTTCACCGCGGTGAAGCCACGGGCCACCGCTTCCTTGGCCGCACGCGCGGTGTCCGCCGGGCGGTCGCCACCGATCCACGAGTACACGCGAATCTTGTCACGCACCTGGCCACCGAGCAGATCGCTGACCGAAACGCCCAGTGCCTTGCCCTTGATGTCCCACAACGCCTGGTCGATACCGGCCAGCGCGCTCATGTGGATGGCGCCGCCCCGGTAGAAGCCGCCACGGTAGAGCACGGTCCAGATGTCTTCGATGTTGCGTGGGTCCTTGCCGATCAGGTAGTCGGACAATTCCTCAACGGCCGCCGCCACGGTGTGGGCACGGCCCTCGACCACGGGCTCGCCCCAGCCGGTCACGCCCTCGTCGGTTTCGACCTTGAGGAAACACCAGCGCGGCGGAACGATGAAGGTGGTCAGTTTGGTGATTTTCATCTGATTGTCTCTCTTGTTAGATGCAGCGCTCGCGGCGCCCGAAATGCTTAGCGAAGGGCCTTCCAGGCCGTGACGTAGGCCTTGGCATTGGCCGCCACTTTTTCTGGCGTCATGCCGGGTTTGAACAGCCCGGAACCGAGGCCGAAACCTTTGACGCCAGCGTCGATGAACACTTGCATGTTGTCCGGGGTGATGCCGCCCACCGGCGCCAGGATGGTGCCGGCCGGCAATACGGCGAGCCAGGCCTTGACCACCGCCGGGCCCATTTGCTCGGCCGGGAACATCTTCAGCACATCGGCGCCTTCGGCCAGTGCGGCAAAGGCTTCGGTCGGCGTGGCGACACCCGGCGACAGGAACAGCCCCGCCGCTTTCGCCGCCCGCAACACCTTGGCGTCGCTGTGCGGCATGA
This DNA window, taken from Pseudomonas sp. MYb118, encodes the following:
- a CDS encoding electron transfer flavoprotein subunit alpha/FixB family protein; amino-acid sequence: MTILVIAEHDNKALAPATLNTVAAAAKIGGDIHVLVAGQGAGAVAEAAAKIAGVSKVLNADNAAYAHQLPENVAPLVAELGKSYSHILAAATSNGKNILPRVAAALDVDQISEIISVESADTFKRPIYAGNAIATVQSTAAIKVITVRATGFDPVAAEGGSAAVEAVGAAHDKGISSFVGEELAKSDRPELTAAKIVVSGGRGMQNGDNFKHLYALADKLGAAVGASRAAVDAGFVPNDMQVGQTGKIVAPQLYVAVGISGAIQHLAGMKDSKVIVAINKDEEAPIFQVADYGLVADLFEAIPEFEKLV
- a CDS encoding electron transfer flavoprotein subunit beta/FixA family protein, with the translated sequence MKVLVAVKRVVDYNVKVRVKADNSGVDLANVKMSMNPFCEIAVEEAVRLKEKGVATEIVVVSVGPSTAQEQLRTALALGADRAILVESAEDLTSLAVAKLLKAVVDKEQPQLVILGKQAIDSDNNQTGQMLAALSGYGQGTFASKVEVSGDSVAVTREIDGGAQTVSLKLPAIVTTDLRLNEPRYASLPNIMKAKKKPLETLTPDALGVSTASTNKTVKVEAPAARSAGIKVKSVAELVEKLKNEAKVI
- a CDS encoding electron transfer flavoprotein-ubiquinone oxidoreductase yields the protein MEREYMEFDVVIVGAGPAGLSAACRLKQKAAEAGKEISVCVVEKGSEVGAHILSGAVFEPRALNELFPDWKELGAPLNTPVTRDDIYVLKNADSAQKIPDFFVPKTMHNEGNYIISLGNLCRWLAQQAENLGVEIYPGFAAQEALFDENGVVRGIITGDLGVDREGHPKEGLYTPGMELRGKYTLFAEGCRGHIGKQLIKRFDLDTEADAQHYGIGLKEIWEIDPAKHQPGLVVHTAGWPMDIMGTENTGGSFLYHLENNQVFVGLIVDLSYSNPYLSPFDEFQRLKHHPVLKQYLEGGKRISYGARAICKGGLNSLPKMVFKGGALIGCDLGTLNFAKIKGSHTAMKSGMLAAESVADALFADKDGTEELTSYVEAFKNSWLHDELFASRNFGAAIHKWGAIVGGGFNWLDQNIFGGKMPFTLHDNKPDYACLKLAADSKKIDYPKPDGKLSFDKLSSVFISGTNHEEEQPCHLKLTDPSIPLTKNLPLYDEPAQRYCPAGVYEVVTQEDGEKRFQINAQNCVHCKTCDIKDPAQNITWVTPEGAGGPTYPNM
- a CDS encoding IS110 family transposase; this translates as MISWVGINISKSKLVVWVQPQNDGFDVPNSSEGFVELIQRLNRYEVGRVLLEATGGYERQSMVALQNAHFNVLRINPRRARAFAVAMGKNAKTDPIDAAVLAAFAEALHAPCDPVISPQREALRELIQLREHLVQQRDDNKRRLQQAQLPAVVGMIEEHIRYLQVQIRQLGKAINQSMRDLDAEKTERLIAVKGIGTVAAASLLVYLPELGELNRREIAALAGIAPYNDDSGNHSGKRQIYGGRARVRRALYMSCWVVIRHQADFKTRYEALRERGKSAKVALIACMRILLIRLNAMLRDGTEWR
- a CDS encoding AraC family transcriptional regulator N-terminal domain-containing protein — translated: MLLTRHLDANATLVGLIEPLATREGFVPTALPGVQVLRASCDVARGPQIYEPSLVIIAQGSKLAYLGPRTMEYGAGHYLIQALPVPFECETFSAPDGPMLGVSIAIDRVVLGELVLAMGLAPGRTVAAQTPESMTSAVLDDGMRGCVERLLRCLHDPLECRIMGPARMRELLYVALRGPQADVLRALVEQQGQFARIAASLNHLHGHFTEPLNVETLANCANMSASTFHAHFKRSTLLSPVQYLKRLRLLKAQALLVTEGLGVAQVAHRVGYQSTSQFSREYKRYFERNPGDERAA
- a CDS encoding NAD(P)-dependent alcohol dehydrogenase, giving the protein MYTAIGYAAQSATTPLAPMKFERRSPRADDVAIDILYCGVCHSDIHQARNEWGIAVYPLMPGHEIVGKVTAVGANVTRHKVGDLVGVGCMVDSCRQCSACQADLEQYCLEGPTMTYATPDRVDGSNTMGGYSDSIVVSEHFVVRIPEKLDPASAAPILCAGITTYSPLKHYGVKPGDKVGILGMGGLGHMGIKFAKAMGAEVTLFTRSASKAEEARRQGADHVIVPTDAQQMQAAAGRFDFLLDTIPVQHDLNPYLDTLRFDGVHILVGLIEPVDPPVHAGKLVMSRRVLAGSLIGGIAETQEVLDFCAEHNISCDIEMLDIRQINEAYARMIAGDVKYRFVIDMATLKV
- a CDS encoding IclR family transcriptional regulator, with product MQEDAAKNTRDAAPTGTQTLLRGLGVVQAVASGARDLKEIARLIGTTRSTTHRLASCLVDERYLRVVPQIGYLLGPKLIELGFQAREELPLVTLAGPYLDELSALTGDTVHLAIREGDEVLYLHKNPGRNGPEMRSRVGHRMPLARTGIGKALMLDDAEEEWQRLYEVSLPAGGKNQFWPQHPEQSWAQFRQRMVEYVAGGYAFDLEDNEPSIRCVAAPVRDASKRIVAGISIASTVPYMPLEKMAELIPLIKGVTARLSAELGLKV
- a CDS encoding MFS transporter is translated as MQPQTLTGQASLVTPSRKRFFIMVLLFITVVINYLDRSNLSIAAPALTSDLGIDPIHVGLIFSAFGWTYAAMQIPGGWLVDRVPPRILYTAALLLWSIATVMLGFAASFIALFVLRMAVGALEAPAYPINSRVVTTWFPERERATAIGFYTSGQFVGLAFLTPVLAWLQHEFGWHMVFVTTGAVGILWAAIWYAVYREPRDFKGANQAEIDLIREGGGLVDIQNEQAKVKAKFSWSDLGIVLTKRKLWGIYLGQFCLNSTLWFFLTWFPTYLVKYRGMDFIKSGLLASLPFLAAFVGVLCSGFFSDFLIRRGYTVGFARKLPIIGGLLISTSIIGANFVESTPLVIAFLALAFFGNGLASITWSLVSTLAPARLLGLTGGVFNFIGNLSAIATPIVIGFLASGDSFAPAITYISVLALVGALSYILLVGKVERIKL